Within the Malassezia vespertilionis chromosome 3, complete sequence genome, the region CCCACTACCCAGAACGCCATGTGGAAGTTGAACGGCCATGGCTGTGCATCCGGCCCGCCACGAATACTTTGTGCCCACAGAACGCCGCCTACAATCGGTcccacgcaccgcgcaccCGCACTCACCGTCTGTGCAAGTCCATTTGCCAAAGGAGCGAGGTGCGCCGGCGACCAAACATTCAAAAGAAATGTGATCGAAGTAAAACTAAACACGTTGGCGAGCCACCGCAGCGTGGCACATGCAATCATGCCCATCATCACAAGCACGTCGGTGCTTGGCATTACAAACGTGCGTAGGAATGGAAAGAGCACGTAGCAGGGAAAGTGTAGCGAGAGGCCCAGCTGCAGCATGGCCAAATAGGACAGACGGCCATTGGGTGGCCCGACGTTTGGGTACACTTTGAACTGAAAAAAGAGCTGGCAGAAAGCCATGGCAGAGATGAGGATCGCATAGTGCCCCGCGGTCAGTGCAAGTCCTCCAGAGTCGGCGGGGGTGACGAGAAACGCGAGGAAAATTTGGTCAAAGGTGGCAGAATGGAAGGAAAGCAGGCCGTACTCGGCAATGACCACCACCGGGAGACATGCCCACACCgatgctggcgctgctggcacGCCTTGAGGGGGCGGAGCATCCTCCCGGACATGCTGGCTGCTCGGCGTACGCACGCGATGTGTGCGTGCGAAATGAGCGGGAGGAACATACGTATTGGCCGAGACGGGGCGCGACTGAGGCTCCCAGTATGCCTGGCCCAGGAGTGGCGGGGTATCTGTATATGGTTCGTGGTCCGAGTCGTACTCGACGACCGAGCCATGCTCTTCCTGCTCGTCTGCATTGGTCGCTGCGGCGACCCAAAGATCGGTGATCGAGAGGACCGCGTCATCGTTGGCCAGCACAAATCGCTCCATTAACGACATGTTGGAcacgcggtgctgcgcctcgtcgggCCTCGACGCCATGTAGGAATGCCGCGCAGGGGCTGCGTGCTGTGAGTGCTGAACAACAGGCACCGATGCGTGGCGAACGCCTCGCGTGTGGCCATAAGCAGTGCCCCGCGTAGGACGCAGCTCGACGCCGGGCAAAAAAGGATCCTCGTCGACACTGGACGGCGTGCCCGGCGCATCCGAATCGGGTACGCGaatcgtgccgcgcgcttcagGGTCGAGAAAGAGCGAGAGGAtcgctgcgagcgctgtACATGACACTGCTGCCGTGCATGGCAGTAGGTACGGGTATTGTGTGAGCAAAGCGCTTTGTCCAAAGAGCCATGGGTACTTTTCTGCGgggtgctcgagcaggccgCCCAGTATCGGGCCTACaatgccgcccatgcccCAGCACAGCCCCATCTGCACATACGCGCGGCTCTCATTTGTCTCGTCGACAAggtcgcgcacggcgccttTGGCGACGCCGACGGCGCCGTAAAAAAAACCTTGGCACAGCCGGAAGAAGATCGCACAAGTGAGATTCGGCGCTACGCCGTACAAAAGCAGGGACACGGTGCTTCCCACAAGCGAGATTTGGAGCACGTTGCGTCTGCCGCGTTTCTCAGCAGCGGATGTCCACAGGAGGGAAGTGAGAAACTGCGCGAGAAAAAAAGCAGAAGTTACGATCCCCGCCCAGAATCCCACACGCCCTTCGTCGTCGATGTGGAAATCCTGCAGCATAAAAAACAGAAAGGGACCTGCGACGCCTGCGGAGCAAAACTCGCCAAATATAAAAAGGCACAGGACAGTGTACGGCAGCATGGGCAATGGATTCCCGTCGCCTGCAAgcatcggcggcgcagtgaCGTGACTAGCACTAAAGTAGCGCGCTGGATGCTCCCAATCGTCCGGCATTGTAGTTGCcgtcgcacggcgccatAGCGGAAAGCTGAAACTGCCTGCGCGGCTcgtgtgctgcgctgcatggctGATCCATCGGCGCACACTGCCCATGCCCTGCTGGCGCCGCTTGAACGACACGGGCTCACACGGCACTTGGGCGccctgcagcagcgcgtcaTCTGCACTGGCCTCTGTCGAACACTCCGAGTTCTCCACGGGCGTgcccggcgcactgcgctgcgcaccgtcgaGCAACGACCGTGCGTTCATGGATCAATGCGCGAAACACGCATGTGGAGACGCGCTGGCCTACGACCGGCACGGCGTGTGGAGGCTTCTTTTTTCATGGCGCCCGTCGCAGgaagcgtgccgagcaatGCGCCCGCCAAggacgtgcagcgctcgtCTGCGCAGCCTGCGACGCCTGCGCAGATGGACGCTATCCGGCGACTTGTGCAGGTGGTTGTGCGTTTGTTCTACGACGACGGCCATATTCTGCTGATGGACCAGCTTGTGAGCGTTGCAGCGATCCCGACCGATGTacttgcacggcgcgttgGGCTCCAGCCGCGAGACCTTGgggcgcttgcggcgaaGATGGTGGAAGACAATCTGGTATCTATTCACCGCTCGCAGGAAAACAGAGACAGTTtgatggcgcgcgcgttttcACGCACGTACTACTACATCGATTACAAGCATTTCCTCGATGTGATAAAGTGGCGGATGATGGCAATGCGGCGGCATATTGATacaaagctgcgcaatgggCTTGATAATAAGGGATATGTATGCCTGCGCTGTCGTCGGTCCTACTCGGCGCTCGAAGTGGGCCATCTCTTGAACTTTTCGAGGAATGTGTTCGTGTGCGAGACGCCTGGGTGCAATACGGAGCTGGTCGATAACGAGGATGCAGAGGATGTGCGGCGATCCAAGGATACGCTCACGCGCTTTAATGAGCAGCTGTATGTTGTGCaacaggcgctgcgcagtgtCGAAGGTGTCGCGCTGCCACCGATGGACATTCATGCATGGCTCGCAAAGCACGCTGCAACGCAGCCCTGGGTGCATGAGATGCCACGCGACGATAAACAGTTTGTgccgggcgcagcgccgcgccctACGCAAAAGGGCccgagcgtgcgtgtgGAAATGTCGGGGAGCGACCCGACCGCGGAGCTGGAGAAGCAGCAGGaacgcgtgcgcgaagaagaCAAACAGCGTGCACAGAACATGTTGCCCGCCTGGCATCTTGCATCGACTGTCAGCGGCGAGAGGACGGGTCTTGGGACTGCTATtgcggagcggcgcaccgatgcagcggcggcagctcccgccgcgcagcaggaaGAGGCACACGACGAAGATATCGACTACTATGCCCGGTATACATCGCAGCTCGAGACGGCCCCGGAGGAGGAGGGTGGCTGGAGCGACGTTGATGTGGATACGCTCAGtggcgcaaagcgcaaaGCGGAAGAGGACACGGAGTTGGAAgcgaaacgcgcgcgcacagagcccgcagacgacgaggacgacgatATGGAGGATGTTATCTAGTGCATGTACTATAATGATGTATACCAGGTGTGATGAGCTGCATTGGTCCAAGCTGCACGCTAGCAAAGGTGCACAAAAACCACACGAAAGGCTTTCGGTTCAGTGCCCAGGTTGAAAGAGGCTGGCGTTGCATCGGGAGAATCTTTGCTGTAAACTTGTCTTTTTCGCATAAACATTAACGGGACATTGTCAACCATCGAAACATAATCTATAAAACAATAACGTCAGTATTCATTAGcgagccagcgccagcatgGTCTGGATTTCACCGCGGCAAATCGGGCATGCATATCGCATCCGCGGCGCCCGTCCAAGGTTCATTTCGTGTATCCGCGATTTCTGCACGCTTTCAATCACACGCTCGGCACATTTTCGGCACAATGCATGAGTGCATGGGAGAAGAATAGTGTTGGGTGCAAGTGTCATGCAAATAGGACACTCGGGCCGTTTCTTCTCGTCTTCCGTATCGAGCGACAGCTGCGGCAGCTGCATTCCCCCCTTTTCTGGCTCGCCCAAATTCGTTTCATTGGTGCTTTTTTCCATATACGTCCCAATACCAAACAGGTCTTGAAGCAGCAGGTCGTAACCGCCAATATAAATGTTTCGGCGAAGCACTTGGATGCGCCATGCTGGATCTGCGTCGGAGGTATACAGTGCTGCAAGTCTCATGGTCAAAGCATTCGGCTGTCCAAGACGCTCTCCGTCCTCATCGAGCGCTTCC harbors:
- a CDS encoding uncharacterized protein (TransMembrane:10 (i118-145o157-179i191-209o215-236i248-270o290-313i550-569o581-602i614-640o690-710i); EggNog:ENOG503NXBV; COG:S), which produces MNARSLLDGAQRSAPGTPVENSECSTEASADDALLQGAQVPCEPVSFKRRQQGMGSVRRWISHAAQHTSRAGSFSFPLWRRATATTMPDDWEHPARYFSASHVTAPPMLAGDGNPLPMLPYTVLCLFIFGEFCSAGVAGPFLFFMLQDFHIDDEGRVGFWAGIVTSAFFLAQFLTSLLWTSAAEKRGRRNVLQISLVGSTVSLLLYGVAPNLTCAIFFRLCQGFFYGAVGVAKGAVRDLVDETNESRAYVQMGLCWGMGGIVGPILGGLLEHPAEKYPWLFGQSALLTQYPYLLPCTAAVSCTALAAILSLFLDPEARGTIRVPDSDAPGTPSSVDEDPFLPGVELRPTRGTAYGHTRGVRHASVPVVQHSQHAAPARHSYMASRPDEAQHRVSNMSLMERFVLANDDAVLSITDLWVAAATNADEQEEHGSVVEYDSDHEPYTDTPPLLGQAYWEPQSRPVSANTYVPPAHFARTHRVRTPSSQHVREDAPPPQGVPAAPASVWACLPVVVIAEYGLLSFHSATFDQIFLAFLVTPADSGGLALTAGHYAILISAMAFCQLFFQFKVYPNVGPPNGRLSYLAMLQLGLSLHFPCYVLFPFLRTFVMPSTDVLVMMGMIACATLRWLANVFSFTSITFLLNVWSPAHLAPLANGLAQTVSAGARCVGPIVGGVLWAQSIRGGPDAQPWPFNFHMAFWVVGLVACAAWISARYMREPSM
- a CDS encoding uncharacterized protein (COG:J; EggNog:ENOG503NX1S), which produces MAPVAGSVPSNAPAKDVQRSSAQPATPAQMDAIRRLVQVVVRLFYDDGHILLMDQLVSVAAIPTDVLARRVGLQPRDLGALAAKMVEDNLVSIHRSQENRDSLMARAFSRTYYYIDYKHFLDVIKWRMMAMRRHIDTKLRNGLDNKGYVCLRCRRSYSALEVGHLLNFSRNVFVCETPGCNTELVDNEDAEDVRRSKDTLTRFNEQLYVVQQALRSVEGVALPPMDIHAWLAKHAATQPWVHEMPRDDKQFVPGAAPRPTQKGPSVRVEMSGSDPTAELEKQQERVREEDKQRAQNMLPAWHLASTVSGERTGLGTAIAERRTDAAAAAPAAQQEEAHDEDIDYYARYTSQLETAPEEEGGWSDVDVDTLSGAKRKAEEDTELEAKRARTEPADDEDDDMEDVI